The following proteins are encoded in a genomic region of Vicia villosa cultivar HV-30 ecotype Madison, WI unplaced genomic scaffold, Vvil1.0 ctg.004630F_1_1, whole genome shotgun sequence:
- the LOC131642202 gene encoding uncharacterized protein LOC131642202, with protein MFLHHRLRTLVYSQTPKCHHLQRFHHSFNSFSTATSDSSQQPFTVSYLTNNLGLSPQDALKASKRIHFTTPEKPDSVITFFKSHGFSIPQIQSIILKAPTLLSSNPTTILPKFQFLASKGASPSDIAATVTRSPHFLNSSLKRIIRSFELVRSFCPSDQKAITSIIFCPSSISDIRMKPNLQFLLDSGVTPSSIYRLLSSRPSVICSTDLRKAVEEIKGLGFHPSKYNFCLALLAKRAVTKSQWDAKIDAFKCWGFSEDAIFDAFKRNPKIMLLSPDKLNAVMSFWIKQLGWDPSLLLRAPDLFGFSIKKRFIPRASVVTYLLSNGLMKKGASLITPFYLSDELFLQRYVKCFEDEASKLLKLYQG; from the coding sequence ATGTTTCTTCATCACCGTCTCAGAACTCTGGTCTACTCCCAAACCCCAAAATGTCACCATCTTCAGAGATTCCACCActctttcaattccttctccACCGCCACTTCAGATTCATCTCAACAACCCTTCACAGTCTCCTACCTCACCAACAATCTCGGTTTATCTCCACAAGACGCTCTCAAAGCATCCAAACGCATCCATTTCACCACCCCCGAAAAACCCGATTCCGTCATCACCTTCTTCAAATCCCACGGTTTCTCCATTCCCCAAATCCAATCCATCATCCTCAAAGCCCCAACACTCTTATCATCCAACCCCACAACCATTCTCCCAAAGTTTCAATTTTTAGCCTCCAAAGGCGCTTCCCCCTCTGACATAGCCGCCACCGTCACCAGAAGCCCCCATTTCCTCAACTCAAGCCTCAAACGCATTATCCGTTCTTTTGAATTGGTAAGAAGTTTCTGTCCCTCTGATCAAAAAGCTATTACTTCAATCATATTCTGTCCCTCTTCCATTTCTGATATCCGAATGAAACCAAATCTTCAATTTTTACTCGATTCCGGTGTCACTCCTTCCAGCATTTACCGTTTGCTTAGTTCTAGACCTTCTGTAATTTGTTCTACTGATTTGAGAAAGGCTGTGGAGGAGATTAAGGGACTAGGGTTTCACCCTTCCAAATACAATTTCTGTTTGGCATTACTAGCCAAAAGGGCTGTCACTAAATCACAATGGGATGCCAAAATTGATGCATTCAAGTGTTGGGGTTTCTCTGAAGATGCAATTTTTGATGCATTTAAAAGGAACCCTAAGATTATGCTACTGTCTCCAGATAAACTCAACGCGGTCATGAGTTTTTGGATCAAACAGCTTGGTTGGGATCCTTCACTGCTTCTGCGAGCACCGGATCTTTTCGGATTTAGTATAAAGAAAAGGTTTATTCCGAGGGCTTCCGTTGTTACGTATCTACTTTCCAATGGTTTGATGAAGAAGGGTGCTAGCTTAATTACGCCATTTTATCTGTCTGATGAGTTGTTCCTGCAAAGGTATGTGAAATGTTTTGAGGATGAAGCGTCTAAGCTATTAAAGCTGTATCAAGGGTAG